The sequence below is a genomic window from Lysobacter stagni.
TGACTCTGGCGGTGATCTCGCTGATCATGCCGGCCGCGTACGAAGCCATCGTGCCCAACTCGGGACCCGCGCTGGATTCGATCAGCGCATGGATCGCCATCGCGTTGCTGCTCGTCTACGCGGCCAGCATCGCGTTCACCGTGGCGCAGAGTCGCGCGGCCAAGGCCAGGCGCTCCAACGGTGGCAACGGCGGCAACGGCGACGATCATGAGGACGCGGGCGGCCACGGACATCACGGGCCGCAGTGGAGCGTGGGCAAGGCGACCGTGGTGCTGGCCGCGGTCAGCATCGGCATCATCTGGCTCAGCGAGATCCTGGTCGGCACCGTGGAACCGGCCAGCCAGGAGCTGGGCCTGTCGGATGCGTTCACCGGCGTGTTCGTGCTGGCCGTGGTCGGCGGCGCGGCGGAACAGGCCACGGCGATCGTGGCCGCACGACAGAACCGCATGGATCTGGCGATGTCGATCGCCTTGGGCTCCGGCGTGCAGCTGGCGCTGATGGTCGCGCCGTTGCTCGTGCTGCTGAGCTACGTCATCGGTCCGCATCCGATGGGGCTGGTGTTCGGCCCGGGCCTGGTGCTCAGCATCCTGTTCGCGGTGCTCATCACCGGGCAGGTCGCCAGCGACGGGCGCACCGACTGGCTGCGCGGTGTGCAGCTGATCGCCGTGTACCTGATCCTGGGCGCGGTGTTCTTCTACGTACCGGACGTGTCGTGACCGATGACCACGCCCGCGCCCCCGCACATCAACCCTCTGCGCGCACATCGCTATGCGCTGCTGCTGGTGTCGCTGCTGGCGACGATCGCGCTGGGCCCGGTGCTGG
It includes:
- the cax gene encoding calcium/proton exchanger, which translates into the protein MMRWLLLLLPLAIALEHFMPGRPLLVFGVAAAGIVPLAAFMAQATGSLATRLGPALGGLLNATFGNAAELIIALAALRSGLHEMVKASIAGTIIGNILLVLGIAMVAGGARHGEQRYDARNARMQATMLTLAVISLIMPAAYEAIVPNSGPALDSISAWIAIALLLVYAASIAFTVAQSRAAKARRSNGGNGGNGDDHEDAGGHGHHGPQWSVGKATVVLAAVSIGIIWLSEILVGTVEPASQELGLSDAFTGVFVLAVVGGAAEQATAIVAARQNRMDLAMSIALGSGVQLALMVAPLLVLLSYVIGPHPMGLVFGPGLVLSILFAVLITGQVASDGRTDWLRGVQLIAVYLILGAVFFYVPDVS